The proteins below come from a single Ignavibacteria bacterium genomic window:
- a CDS encoding protein-glutamate O-methyltransferase CheR — MALPDKSFENWRKYIYDLCGIYFQDNKKYLLESRLQKRIGFLGLDSFDAYLDFVKYHPDRLSEQRYLFEAITINETFFFRNQPQLDVLVTSVIPDLLSSQKKFGRNKIRIWSAASSSGEEAYSLAITLTDLVKPRYPMLDFEIVGTDINQAMIDTARKGTYRDYSIRNTPPYYLKKYFKTYGSNYEVDPAIKSMVSFRLMNLYDDLSMKSMLNFDIIYCANVLIYFDVRSKVKVVSHLYNSLNKGGYLFIGYSETLHGISKAFKLISYPKTIGYKKE, encoded by the coding sequence ATCGCACTGCCCGACAAGTCCTTCGAAAACTGGAGAAAATACATATACGATCTATGCGGGATTTATTTCCAGGATAACAAGAAGTATCTGCTGGAGAGCCGGCTTCAGAAAAGGATTGGCTTCTTAGGACTCGATTCCTTCGACGCTTATCTCGATTTTGTGAAATATCACCCGGACCGTCTAAGTGAACAGAGATATCTTTTTGAAGCCATTACAATTAACGAAACATTCTTCTTCAGAAATCAGCCTCAGCTCGACGTCCTGGTTACTTCTGTAATTCCCGACTTGCTCAGCTCGCAGAAAAAGTTCGGGCGGAACAAGATCCGGATCTGGAGCGCTGCATCTTCATCGGGCGAAGAGGCATATTCGCTTGCAATAACGCTGACCGACCTCGTTAAACCGCGCTACCCGATGCTGGATTTTGAAATTGTCGGGACCGACATTAATCAGGCCATGATTGACACTGCAAGGAAAGGCACCTACAGGGATTATTCCATCAGGAATACCCCGCCTTATTACCTGAAAAAATATTTCAAAACCTATGGCAGCAATTACGAGGTCGACCCGGCGATAAAAAGCATGGTTTCTTTCAGGCTGATGAATCTTTATGACGACCTCAGTATGAAGAGTATGCTTAATTTTGACATTATTTACTGTGCCAACGTACTGATCTATTTTGACGTAAGATCTAAGGTCAAGGTTGTTTCACATTTATATAACTCCCTGAACAAAGGCGGATACCTGTTTATAGGATATTCCGAGACCCTGCATGGAATATCAAAAGCATTTAAGCTGATCAGCTATCCCAAAACAATAGGTTATAAGAAGGAGTAA
- a CDS encoding response regulator has translation MKKVILIADDSPTIRKFVSFSLTMHGFEVVSACDGMEAMEKLPAHKIDLVITDLNMPNLDGFELIKTIRGNEEYKDIPIIILSSLSGSEDVEKGMSYGASSYLVKPFDPKRIHYEVSKYLN, from the coding sequence ATGAAAAAGGTCATCTTAATAGCTGATGATTCCCCCACGATAAGGAAGTTTGTTTCCTTTTCGCTTACCATGCACGGCTTCGAAGTGGTTTCGGCATGCGACGGCATGGAGGCCATGGAAAAACTTCCTGCACATAAAATTGATCTTGTAATAACAGATCTTAATATGCCGAACCTGGACGGCTTTGAACTCATCAAGACCATAAGGGGAAACGAGGAATACAAGGATATTCCTATTATCATACTTTCCTCACTTTCGGGGAGCGAAGATGTTGAAAAAGGTATGAGCTACGGCGCCAGTTCCTATCTGGTAAAGCCGTTTGACCCAAAAAGAATTCATTATGAAGTATCTAAATATCTAAACTAG
- a CDS encoding response regulator: protein MSLKFLVVDDSVTMRRIVANSLKNLGYDNIVEAVDGKDALAKLAADAEINFVITDWNMPELTGLELTKAIRADDKYTKLPILMVTTRGVKEDIIEALQAKVSNYVIKPFTPQILKEKIDQILANVQ from the coding sequence ATGTCCTTAAAATTTCTTGTCGTCGACGATTCCGTTACCATGCGCCGCATAGTTGCCAATTCCCTTAAGAATTTAGGCTATGACAATATAGTTGAAGCTGTTGACGGGAAAGATGCGTTGGCAAAACTGGCCGCCGATGCGGAAATAAATTTTGTAATCACCGACTGGAATATGCCGGAACTGACCGGCCTGGAACTCACCAAGGCAATCAGGGCAGATGACAAATACACAAAACTGCCGATACTTATGGTAACCACGCGCGGAGTAAAAGAAGATATCATCGAGGCCCTGCAGGCCAAGGTGTCAAACTATGTAATTAAGCCTTTTACCCCTCAGATCCTGAAAGAGAAAATAGACCAAATTCTTGCTAACGTTCAATAG